The following are from one region of the Actinomycetota bacterium genome:
- a CDS encoding redoxin domain-containing protein, with protein MARADRAPVERARLALRRHALGAGRSDAGRGRGARALARDRLAGARPARRAHRRHRPPRPAGGAGTVSPRGLGVLGRRRRDRPAVARAGGDARAPADDRCARRRRRTRRRAACAGRPRRGRARARAGGHRVERPDRARAPAGRPRVERGQRRRARVIQPAEIDRFFVPRPRADVAFVEIDGEAVIAAPEGDDGRLLIHWLNPIGTIVWQCFDGAASLDELIADLVDAFGADPDVVAHDVVELSRALGRTGLLDGVTAQLSLGRAGGDGYEPEGLPQGSEVPRFSRRDLDGRDVELADLRGRRLVLVNWSPSCGFCSSIATELASLHADLHAQDTELVLLAFGSADDNRSLLRDAALSCTVLLQGDDAVDLFRGLGTPCAYLVDEHGLIASALAVGANQVPALARLAAGHAGR; from the coding sequence ATGGCCCGAGCTGATCGAGCGCCGGTTGAACGGGCACGGCTTGCGCTTCGCCGACACGCCCTGGGCGCTGGTCGATCCGACGCGGGCCGAGGTCGTGGTGCCCGAGCCCTCGCTCGAGATCGACTGGCAGGCGCTCGACCGGCTCGACGCGCTCACCGGAGGCACCGCCCGCCCCGACCCGCCGGTGGAGCCGGGACGGTATCCCCTCGTGGGCTGGGCGTTCTGGGTCGGCGCCGACGTGACCGGCCGGCTGTCGCGCGCGCAGGCGGTGATGCACGCGCTCCAGCTGACGATCGGTGCGCTCGACGGAGGCGGAGGACGCGGCGACGTGCAGCGTGCGCTGGACGGCCTCGCCGCGGTCGTGCGCGAGCTCGAGCCGGCGGCCATCGCGTGGAGCGACCCGACCGAGCTCGTGCACCCGCTGGCCGCCCTCGCGTCGAGCGCGGGCAGAGGCGGCGAGCTCGCGTGATCCAGCCCGCCGAGATCGACCGCTTCTTCGTGCCCCGGCCGCGGGCCGACGTGGCGTTCGTCGAGATCGACGGCGAAGCGGTGATCGCCGCGCCCGAGGGCGACGACGGGCGGCTGCTCATCCACTGGCTCAACCCGATCGGGACGATCGTCTGGCAGTGCTTCGATGGCGCGGCGTCGCTCGACGAGCTCATCGCCGACCTCGTCGACGCGTTCGGAGCCGACCCCGACGTCGTCGCCCACGACGTCGTCGAGCTCTCACGCGCACTCGGTCGGACCGGCCTGCTCGACGGCGTGACCGCCCAGCTCTCTCTCGGCCGCGCGGGTGGCGACGGGTACGAGCCCGAAGGGTTGCCGCAGGGGTCGGAGGTCCCGCGGTTCTCGCGTCGCGACCTCGACGGCCGCGACGTCGAGCTCGCGGACCTGCGGGGGCGCCGGCTGGTGCTGGTCAACTGGAGCCCGTCGTGCGGGTTCTGCTCCTCGATCGCGACCGAGCTGGCGTCGCTCCACGCCGACCTGCACGCTCAGGACACGGAGCTCGTGCTGTTGGCCTTCGGATCGGCGGACGACAACCGGTCGCTGCTGCGCGATGCCGCGCTGTCCTGCACCGTGCTGCTGCAGGGCGACGACGCGGTCGACCTCTTCCGCGGTCTGGGCACCCCCTGCGCCTATCTCGTCGACGAGCACGGGCTGATCGCGTCGGCGCTCGCAGTCGGCGCGAACCAGGTTCCTGCACTCGCGCGGCTCGCGGCCGGCCACGCCGGCCGGTGA
- a CDS encoding nucleotidyltransferase family protein, with translation MTSPADAHELVTAVAGYGLPAAGPAGRGGHDHVLGPPLVRPLDARLPDGVWTALLAHCRSQRVTGFLALAVREGALPTRPDQAKEADTAHREAMSTVLVLERLLLDTADLLTGEGIAVRALKGSSVAHLDYPAPELRSFGDVDLLVRSEQFDDAVAALGRAGHRRRFPQPRPGFDRRFSKGTSFVTDMGTEIDLHRTFVMGPFGLTIKLDDLWARASTFCVGGVALSSLGREERFLHTCFHASLGDNPPRLLALRDVAQVVLGGRLDLHLVRALAASWQADAVLARAVHLAWQAFGLDVAGSPLAAWAVTYRPDHHERRALAAYTDPHGGYSARSAAALRAVPGVRGKAAYLRALAFPARDYLDPRHRGRVDRWRHGVAAILRRERSGPARTGQP, from the coding sequence ATGACGTCGCCGGCTGACGCGCACGAGCTCGTGACAGCCGTCGCCGGCTACGGCCTCCCGGCCGCGGGCCCGGCCGGCCGCGGAGGACACGACCACGTCCTGGGGCCGCCCCTCGTGCGGCCGCTCGACGCCCGGCTGCCTGACGGCGTGTGGACGGCGTTGCTCGCCCACTGCCGTAGCCAGCGGGTGACCGGGTTCCTCGCCCTCGCGGTGCGCGAGGGCGCGCTTCCCACCCGGCCCGACCAGGCGAAGGAGGCGGACACCGCCCACCGCGAGGCGATGAGCACGGTGCTGGTCCTCGAGCGCCTCCTCCTGGACACCGCGGACCTCCTCACCGGGGAGGGGATCGCGGTTCGTGCGCTCAAGGGCTCGAGCGTGGCCCACCTCGACTACCCCGCGCCGGAGCTGCGGTCGTTCGGTGACGTCGACCTCCTCGTGCGCTCGGAGCAGTTCGACGACGCGGTGGCGGCCCTCGGCCGCGCCGGCCATCGACGCCGGTTCCCACAGCCGCGCCCGGGCTTCGACCGGCGGTTCAGCAAGGGCACGAGCTTCGTCACCGACATGGGCACCGAGATCGACCTGCACCGCACGTTCGTCATGGGACCGTTCGGGCTCACTATCAAGCTGGACGACCTCTGGGCGCGTGCCTCGACGTTCTGCGTCGGCGGCGTGGCGCTGTCTTCGCTCGGCCGTGAGGAGCGTTTCCTCCACACGTGCTTTCACGCCTCGCTCGGCGACAATCCGCCCCGTCTCCTCGCCCTGCGCGACGTGGCCCAGGTCGTCCTCGGTGGGCGCCTCGACCTGCACCTGGTGCGAGCGCTTGCCGCCTCGTGGCAGGCCGACGCGGTGTTGGCCCGCGCTGTCCATCTCGCGTGGCAGGCCTTCGGCCTCGACGTCGCCGGCAGTCCCCTCGCGGCGTGGGCGGTGACCTACCGGCCCGATCACCACGAACGCCGGGCGCTCGCGGCCTACACCGACCCCCACGGTGGTTACTCGGCCCGGTCCGCCGCGGCGTTGCGCGCGGTGCCCGGCGTGCGCGGCAAGGCCGCGTACCTGCGCGCGCTCGCGTTCCCCGCGCGCGACTACCTCGACCCGAGGCACCGTGGTCGCGTCGACCGGTGGCGGCACGGAGTCGCCGCCATCCTCCGACGCGAGCGCTCGGGCCCGGCACGAACGGGCCAACCATGA
- a CDS encoding oxidoreductase translates to MGRRVALGVIGAGLTGIVFGSHVQDAMERILGPITARDGTGLSSLFPVGRFRIYSVVGRLPHRSEAEYRLHVGGAVRTPLTLTMADLRAFPPLRLTKDFQCVTGWRVHDVKWTGVRLSDVLDRAGLDEETAGGVVFRSFDGAYTETLTLAQARRDDVMVAYELEGKPLSSAHGGPARLYVGPMYGYKSCKWLEAIDVAHGTPAPGYWEVRGYDVDGWVGRSNGRDDPAV, encoded by the coding sequence ATCGGGCGCCGTGTCGCCCTGGGCGTCATCGGCGCGGGTCTCACCGGGATCGTGTTCGGCTCGCACGTGCAGGACGCGATGGAGCGGATCCTGGGTCCGATCACAGCGCGTGACGGCACCGGGCTGTCGTCGCTGTTCCCGGTGGGGCGGTTCCGCATCTACTCGGTGGTGGGGCGGCTCCCGCACCGGAGCGAGGCCGAGTACCGCCTCCATGTCGGCGGTGCGGTCCGGACGCCGCTCACCCTCACGATGGCCGATCTGCGGGCATTTCCCCCGCTCCGCCTCACCAAGGACTTCCAATGCGTCACCGGATGGCGGGTGCACGACGTGAAGTGGACGGGCGTGCGCCTCTCCGACGTGCTCGATCGTGCCGGTCTCGACGAGGAGACGGCGGGCGGGGTCGTGTTCCGCTCGTTCGACGGCGCGTACACCGAGACGCTCACGCTCGCCCAGGCGCGCCGAGACGACGTCATGGTGGCGTACGAGCTCGAGGGGAAGCCGCTCTCGTCGGCGCACGGTGGGCCGGCGCGGCTCTACGTCGGCCCGATGTACGGCTACAAGTCCTGCAAATGGCTGGAAGCGATCGACGTGGCGCACGGCACGCCCGCGCCCGGCTACTGGGAAGTGCGCGGTTACGACGTCGACGGGTGGGTTGGGCGTTCGAATGGCCGTGACGACCCGGCCGTCTGA
- a CDS encoding ArsA family ATPase: MSKSLLDRRLVFVTGKGGVGKSTIAAGLALLATQRGKRTLVCEVDAKGNLADFYETSRTRFKPREIQPGLFAMSMDTEASLQEYLRLQLKLPAVARIGPLARAFEFVATAAPGVKEILTTGKLCWEVRERHYDLVVVDAAPTGHIIGQLAAPQAINELVKVGLVRQQTGWLMDILSDPVTTGLVIVTTPEEMPVNETIELSGRVREETDVDLAAIVVNRVLPELFSHSEEELFEHLREPAMVASLGEVARGPVEPILDAARLAVTLRRTRASHLDHLRASVDPDLPLLYVPYLFTRSHGLRATHQVADALAAELGF; the protein is encoded by the coding sequence GTGAGCAAATCCCTGCTCGACCGCCGGCTCGTGTTCGTCACGGGGAAGGGCGGCGTCGGCAAGAGCACCATCGCCGCGGGGCTGGCGTTGCTGGCGACGCAGCGAGGCAAGCGCACGCTCGTCTGCGAGGTCGATGCCAAGGGCAACCTGGCCGACTTCTACGAGACGTCGCGCACCCGCTTCAAGCCCCGCGAGATACAGCCCGGTCTGTTCGCGATGTCGATGGACACCGAGGCATCGCTGCAGGAGTACCTGCGCCTGCAGCTCAAGCTGCCGGCGGTCGCGCGCATCGGGCCGCTCGCGCGCGCGTTCGAGTTCGTCGCCACGGCCGCGCCCGGGGTCAAGGAGATCCTCACGACCGGCAAGCTGTGCTGGGAGGTCCGCGAGCGCCATTACGACCTGGTCGTGGTCGATGCCGCGCCGACCGGTCACATCATCGGCCAGCTGGCGGCGCCGCAAGCCATCAACGAGCTCGTGAAGGTGGGCCTGGTGCGCCAGCAGACGGGCTGGCTCATGGACATCCTCAGCGACCCCGTCACCACCGGGCTGGTGATCGTCACGACGCCCGAGGAGATGCCGGTCAACGAGACCATCGAGCTGTCCGGGCGGGTGCGCGAGGAGACCGACGTGGACCTGGCCGCCATCGTCGTCAACCGGGTGCTGCCCGAGCTGTTCAGCCACTCGGAGGAGGAGCTCTTCGAGCACCTGCGTGAGCCCGCCATGGTCGCGAGCCTCGGCGAGGTGGCCCGCGGCCCGGTCGAACCGATCCTCGACGCGGCGCGCCTGGCGGTCACGCTGCGCCGCACGCGTGCGAGCCACCTCGATCACCTGCGCGCGTCGGTCGACCCCGACCTGCCGCTGTTGTACGTTCCCTATCTGTTCACTCGCAGCCACGGGCTGCGGGCAACGCACCAGGTGGCAGACGCGCTCGCCGCGGAGCTGGGCTTCTAG
- a CDS encoding formate dehydrogenase: MAVTTRPSDALDEGRVARFDRVERMLHWTTAAMFGVLMFTGAVLYVGSLSALVGRRELVRVVHVWTGLLLPIPLIIALVGPWRRALGDDVRRLNRWDDDDRRWMRSLGRDPFARPAKFNAGQKLNAAFVAGAAVVMLATGSVMHWFARFPDDWRTGATFVHDWTAIGLFVAITGHVGKALADPVALRGMIRGWVPAWWARANRPRWVQEPDVRADEG, encoded by the coding sequence ATGGCCGTGACGACCCGGCCGTCTGACGCGCTCGACGAGGGTCGCGTCGCGCGCTTCGACCGGGTGGAGCGCATGCTCCACTGGACGACCGCCGCCATGTTCGGCGTCCTCATGTTCACCGGAGCGGTTCTCTACGTCGGCTCGCTGTCGGCGCTGGTCGGACGGCGAGAGCTGGTGCGTGTGGTCCACGTGTGGACCGGGTTGCTGCTGCCGATCCCGTTGATCATCGCGTTGGTCGGCCCGTGGCGGCGCGCGCTCGGGGACGACGTTCGGCGGCTCAACCGATGGGACGACGACGACCGACGTTGGATGCGCTCGCTCGGGCGCGATCCGTTCGCGCGACCGGCCAAGTTCAACGCGGGACAAAAGCTGAACGCCGCCTTCGTGGCCGGCGCCGCCGTCGTGATGCTCGCGACCGGATCGGTCATGCACTGGTTCGCCCGGTTCCCCGACGACTGGCGCACGGGCGCGACCTTCGTCCACGACTGGACCGCGATCGGCCTGTTCGTCGCCATCACAGGTCATGTGGGCAAGGCGCTCGCGGACCCGGTGGCCCTGCGCGGGATGATCCGCGGCTGGGTGCCCGCGTGGTGGGCGCGCGCCAACCGGCCCCGCTGGGTGCAGGAGCCCGACGTCCGGGCCGACGAGGGCTGA
- a CDS encoding DUF3107 domain-containing protein: MEVRIGVIYTAKEIEVEVTDETDRDELVRAVEASVAQGSGMLWLTDRRGRRVGVPADKLAYVDIGAVAGERRVGFAAL, encoded by the coding sequence GTGGAAGTTCGGATCGGCGTGATCTACACGGCGAAGGAGATCGAGGTGGAGGTGACCGACGAGACCGATCGCGACGAGTTGGTGCGAGCGGTCGAGGCGTCGGTCGCGCAGGGGAGCGGCATGCTGTGGCTGACCGACCGTCGCGGCCGCAGGGTCGGCGTGCCCGCCGACAAGCTGGCCTACGTGGACATCGGCGCGGTCGCCGGCGAGCGGCGGGTGGGCTTCGCCGCCCTGTGA
- a CDS encoding Mrp/NBP35 family ATP-binding protein, with amino-acid sequence MPFRRASASVGQAQVLDALRPILDPWFRRGIGELGFVRDVRVRGATATCVVAVPIDGAGVDKLLADMDAAVSALDGIDRLDVEWQRMTEPELAELRSHLPDVAIGDPASKTRVLGISSGKGGVGKSSVTVNLAVTLAAAGHDVAILDADVYGFSVPKMLGISEPPLVIDKLIVPPVAHGVKCISMGFFADDDQPVIWRGPMLHKALEQFLTDVYWGEPDYLLVDMPPGTGDVALSMAQFTPRSETYVVTTPQPAAQRVAQRSALMAEKVNLEIKGVIENMSWFTGDDGRRYEIFGSGGGQLLAERLGVPLVGQVPLVIQLREGGDSGNPIVAAQPHSEVGEAFGAIAGWIVGHGPKRIYRRELTIR; translated from the coding sequence ATGCCGTTCCGGCGGGCGAGTGCGAGCGTGGGCCAGGCGCAGGTGCTCGATGCCCTGCGCCCGATCCTCGACCCGTGGTTCCGGCGCGGGATCGGCGAGCTGGGCTTCGTGCGCGACGTGCGCGTCCGCGGCGCCACCGCCACATGCGTCGTCGCGGTGCCGATCGACGGCGCAGGCGTCGACAAGCTCCTCGCCGACATGGATGCGGCGGTGTCCGCGCTCGACGGCATCGATCGCCTCGACGTCGAGTGGCAGCGGATGACCGAGCCCGAGCTCGCGGAGCTGAGGTCGCACCTGCCCGACGTCGCGATCGGCGACCCGGCATCGAAGACGCGCGTCCTCGGGATCTCGTCGGGCAAGGGGGGTGTAGGCAAGTCGTCGGTGACGGTGAACCTCGCCGTCACGCTCGCCGCCGCCGGCCACGACGTCGCCATCCTCGATGCCGACGTCTACGGGTTCTCGGTGCCAAAGATGCTCGGCATCAGCGAGCCGCCGCTCGTGATCGACAAGCTGATCGTCCCACCGGTGGCCCACGGCGTGAAGTGCATCTCCATGGGCTTCTTCGCCGATGACGACCAGCCCGTCATCTGGCGGGGGCCGATGCTGCACAAGGCGCTCGAGCAGTTCCTCACCGACGTCTATTGGGGCGAGCCCGACTACCTGCTGGTCGACATGCCCCCCGGCACCGGCGACGTCGCGTTGTCGATGGCACAGTTCACCCCCCGCTCGGAGACGTATGTCGTCACCACACCGCAACCGGCCGCGCAGCGCGTCGCCCAGCGCTCCGCGCTCATGGCGGAGAAGGTGAACCTCGAGATCAAGGGCGTGATCGAGAACATGTCGTGGTTCACCGGCGACGACGGGCGTCGCTACGAGATCTTCGGGTCGGGGGGTGGTCAACTGCTGGCCGAGCGACTCGGCGTGCCGCTCGTCGGCCAGGTGCCGCTCGTGATCCAGCTGCGTGAGGGCGGTGACTCGGGCAACCCGATCGTCGCCGCGCAACCGCACAGCGAGGTGGGGGAGGCGTTCGGGGCCATCGCCGGATGGATCGTGGGCCACGGGCCCAAGCGCATCTACCGCCGCGAGCTCACGATCCGCTGA
- a CDS encoding DUF2064 domain-containing protein, producing MRPALMVLADDPAYGVPGLTDDPAVALRLLSATLDTVRQVAGVGRVLLVHPPDAESSLTPRALGFRLWPQLGASPGERYARAFQQGIDLGYEGSVVIGLNVPDLGAARITEAVGLLEEHQGVVIGDGDGGIGLLALQEPQPTLFTGETVPAYSELCTRASQQLVRLVELPPHHALTRDTLGAFAPSSA from the coding sequence GTGCGACCAGCCCTGATGGTGCTGGCGGACGACCCTGCATACGGCGTCCCCGGCCTCACCGACGATCCCGCCGTTGCCCTCCGGCTCCTCTCGGCCACGCTCGACACGGTGCGTCAGGTGGCCGGCGTCGGCCGGGTCCTGCTCGTGCACCCGCCCGACGCGGAGTCGAGCCTCACGCCCCGCGCCCTGGGCTTCCGGCTCTGGCCTCAACTCGGAGCGTCGCCCGGCGAGCGCTACGCGCGGGCGTTCCAGCAGGGGATCGACCTGGGCTACGAGGGCAGCGTCGTCATCGGGCTCAACGTGCCCGACCTCGGCGCGGCGCGCATCACCGAGGCGGTGGGCCTGCTCGAGGAGCATCAGGGCGTCGTCATCGGTGACGGCGACGGCGGCATCGGGCTGCTCGCGCTCCAGGAGCCCCAGCCGACACTGTTCACCGGCGAGACCGTGCCCGCGTACAGCGAGCTCTGCACGCGGGCCTCACAACAACTCGTGCGCCTGGTCGAGCTACCTCCACATCACGCGCTCACGCGCGACACGTTGGGCGCGTTCGCACCGTCGTCCGCCTGA